The Micromonospora sp. NBC_00421 DNA window GCTTACCGGTCCGTGGGGCGTGCACCATCATGTCGTTGCCCAGGTAGAGGCCGACGTGGTGCAGGTCGCTGAAGAAGAAGACCAGGTCACCGGGGCGGGCCTCGGAGCGCGGGATGGCCTTGCCCTCGTTCCACTGGGCGCCGGTGAAGTGCGTGAGCGAGATGCCGGCCGCCTTGTAGGCGAACTGGGTGAGCCCGGAGCAGTCGAACGAGTTCGGCCCGGTGGCCCCCCAGACGTACGGGTCACCGACCTGCTGGCAGGCGACCTGGATCGCGGTACGGGCGGCGGAGCTGACCACGCCGTTGATCGTCGGGCAGCCGTTCACCTTGACCGTGGTCTTCGGCATAGACGCCTGGAGCCGCTTGATCTCAGCGTTGATCTTGGTCTTCTTGGTCGCGAGGTCCTTCTCCTGCTGCACCTCGGCGGCGATCAGGGTGTCGAGCTTCTGCTTCTCGGCGTCGTACTTGCGACGCACCACGAGCACGGCCTCGACCTCCTTGCGCTGCTCGGCGGCGAGGCGGTCCAGAATGGTCAGCTGCGCGGCGAGGGTGCCCGGCTTGCTGGTGGTGAGCAGCGCGCTCAACTCCTGCGAGGGGCCGGACTTGTAGTAGCGGGAGGCGAGGTCACCGACCCGGCCGAGGGCCAGCTCGCTCTGCAGGGCCAGCGGCTCGATCTTCTTCTGCAGTTCGGCCGACTTCTTGCGGTTGACCTTGAGCTGGGCCCGGACCTTGTTGTAGCTCTCGATGGTCGGTTCGAGCTGTTCCCACTGCTTGTCGAGGGCCGCCTCGATCTCCTCGGGTGTCGGCGCGGCATGCGCCGGCGCGACGAGCATCCCGGCACCGACGGCGACCGCCGCGACCACGGTGAGCAGGCGGCGGGCGACCCGCCCGAGGGCTGCCGGGCGGGCGGGCGACTGGCCCTGGACGTGACGGTGAGGGGGCATGGTTGCCACCGGCGTCGACTCCTTTGCAACCGACCGCCGGGTGTCTCGCT harbors:
- a CDS encoding C40 family peptidase; its protein translation is MPPHRHVQGQSPARPAALGRVARRLLTVVAAVAVGAGMLVAPAHAAPTPEEIEAALDKQWEQLEPTIESYNKVRAQLKVNRKKSAELQKKIEPLALQSELALGRVGDLASRYYKSGPSQELSALLTTSKPGTLAAQLTILDRLAAEQRKEVEAVLVVRRKYDAEKQKLDTLIAAEVQQEKDLATKKTKINAEIKRLQASMPKTTVKVNGCPTINGVVSSAARTAIQVACQQVGDPYVWGATGPNSFDCSGLTQFAYKAAGISLTHFTGAQWNEGKAIPRSEARPGDLVFFFSDLHHVGLYLGNDMMVHAPRTGKPVQVTSINYMPVAGFRRPG